In Massilistercora timonensis, the following are encoded in one genomic region:
- a CDS encoding heavy metal translocating P-type ATPase has translation MTAQLKRRSLIFGAGLLLYLCALGVSSQVELSDAVRFVWFLIAYLIIGFDSFRGLRDRFMKKQFLTEYTLMVLATVGAFGIERYEEGVLVMILFELGLIFEAFSTDTAKRSIAEMIDIRPPYATRKVKGKEQQVDPSELKRNHIIIIKPGERIPVDAVITSGTTTIDTKAVTGESMPESAGVGDRIYSGCINLRGVIEARVSKVYKDSTVSKIMEMVEDAQNKKAESETTISRFARIYTPVMLVLALLVMIYPPLTFSYGNWNTWIYRGLIFLIVACPSGLVMSIPIAFLGGIASAARQGIVVKGGNYLEDISKADTFIFDKTGTLTKGVFKVKEIHPEGMTEEELLEAAAHVESYSNHPIAQSLTEAYGATGKEVDKQKVYRMKEIPGFGITATYAGQRVYIGNWRMMCKQKIEAQEVKKAGTVVYVALDRKYAGYILIADEVKEDAKGTLQYLKEKCRGVLVMLTGDSEAAGREVAEDLEMDYVYTNLLPKDKLEQVEDFMLLEDATEKVVCVGDGINDAPILTRADVGIAMGDLGSAAAIEAADVILMEDELWKITDVIRIAKETLRVVNQNITFALVIKAMVLILAVIGYFGMWEAILAEVGVMFAVILNAVGVVKYTV, from the coding sequence ATGACAGCGCAGTTGAAAAGAAGAAGTCTGATCTTTGGAGCAGGTCTCCTGCTTTATCTGTGCGCGTTGGGAGTGTCGTCTCAGGTAGAGCTGTCAGACGCAGTGAGATTTGTCTGGTTTTTAATTGCATATCTGATCATTGGATTTGATTCGTTCCGGGGACTGCGGGACCGGTTTATGAAGAAGCAGTTCCTGACAGAGTATACCCTGATGGTCCTTGCCACGGTAGGGGCGTTTGGTATCGAGCGCTATGAAGAGGGCGTCCTGGTGATGATCCTTTTTGAGCTGGGCCTGATCTTTGAGGCCTTTTCCACAGACACGGCCAAGCGTTCCATCGCCGAGATGATCGATATCCGGCCGCCTTACGCAACCCGTAAGGTGAAGGGGAAGGAGCAGCAGGTGGATCCTTCGGAGTTGAAGCGGAACCATATCATTATCATCAAGCCTGGTGAGCGGATCCCGGTGGACGCGGTGATCACCAGCGGTACTACCACTATTGACACCAAGGCTGTGACAGGAGAGTCCATGCCGGAAAGCGCCGGAGTGGGCGACCGGATCTACAGCGGCTGCATCAATCTGCGGGGTGTGATCGAAGCCCGGGTTTCCAAGGTTTATAAGGATTCTACTGTTTCCAAGATCATGGAGATGGTGGAGGATGCGCAGAATAAAAAGGCGGAGAGCGAGACCACGATCTCCAGGTTTGCCAGAATCTATACGCCGGTTATGCTGGTACTGGCCCTTCTGGTGATGATCTATCCGCCCCTTACCTTCTCTTACGGGAACTGGAACACCTGGATCTACCGGGGGCTGATCTTCCTGATCGTGGCCTGTCCCAGCGGCCTGGTCATGTCTATCCCAATCGCGTTCCTGGGAGGGATCGCTTCTGCGGCCCGCCAGGGGATCGTGGTGAAGGGAGGAAATTACCTGGAAGATATCTCAAAGGCGGATACCTTTATCTTTGATAAGACCGGTACTCTGACTAAAGGCGTGTTTAAGGTCAAAGAGATCCATCCGGAGGGAATGACCGAAGAGGAGTTGCTGGAAGCAGCGGCCCATGTGGAGAGCTATTCCAACCATCCCATCGCCCAGTCTCTTACGGAAGCGTATGGAGCAACGGGGAAGGAAGTGGATAAACAGAAGGTCTACCGGATGAAAGAGATCCCCGGATTTGGCATTACCGCCACCTATGCGGGGCAGCGAGTGTACATAGGGAACTGGCGCATGATGTGCAAGCAGAAGATAGAGGCCCAGGAAGTGAAGAAGGCCGGAACTGTGGTCTATGTGGCACTGGATCGGAAATACGCCGGATATATCCTCATTGCCGACGAAGTGAAGGAAGACGCAAAAGGAACCCTGCAGTATCTGAAGGAAAAGTGCAGGGGCGTTCTGGTCATGCTCACCGGAGACTCGGAAGCGGCAGGACGGGAAGTGGCGGAAGATCTGGAAATGGACTATGTCTATACCAATCTTTTGCCTAAGGATAAACTGGAGCAGGTGGAAGATTTCATGCTTCTGGAAGACGCCACGGAGAAGGTTGTGTGTGTGGGCGACGGTATCAACGACGCGCCGATCCTGACCCGGGCGGATGTGGGTATCGCCATGGGAGACCTGGGATCTGCAGCGGCTATCGAGGCGGCGGATGTGATCCTGATGGAGGATGAACTCTGGAAGATCACCGATGTGATCCGGATCGCGAAGGAGACGCTGCGGGTGGTAAATCAGAACATTACATTCGCTCTTGTGATCAAGGCCATGGTGCTGATCCTGGCAGTGATCGGCTACTTTGGTATGTGGGAAGCGATCCTGGCGGAAGTGGGCGTGATGTTCGCGGTGATCTTAAACGCGGTGGGAGTTGTGAAGTACACCGTTTAG
- a CDS encoding tetratricopeptide repeat protein — translation MRKTRNLLLILAAGLLLAGCGKNPYNQGMEALESGAYEEAADQFRQAVADEKNTADSYRGLGLALWEQEDYEGARDAFVSALEQGSQESGTIYNLLGNCEMELQNGEQAYEYYEKGLAMEGNSEELTQEMKRGRIVACEELGDLESAKTLLAEYLEEYPDDEAAAKEAEFLETR, via the coding sequence ATGAGAAAGACTCGGAATCTATTACTGATCCTGGCAGCAGGACTCCTGCTGGCCGGGTGCGGGAAGAATCCCTATAACCAGGGAATGGAAGCCCTGGAAAGCGGCGCTTACGAGGAGGCGGCAGATCAGTTCCGGCAGGCTGTGGCGGATGAGAAGAACACGGCGGATTCCTACCGGGGATTAGGCCTGGCGCTGTGGGAACAGGAAGATTATGAAGGAGCCCGGGACGCGTTTGTGTCCGCGCTGGAGCAGGGCAGCCAGGAGAGCGGGACCATCTATAACCTGCTGGGGAACTGTGAGATGGAACTTCAGAATGGCGAGCAGGCGTATGAATATTATGAGAAGGGCCTTGCCATGGAGGGCAACAGTGAAGAACTGACTCAGGAGATGAAGCGGGGGCGGATCGTTGCCTGTGAAGAACTGGGGGACCTGGAGAGCGCGAAGACATTGCTGGCAGAGTATCTGGAAGAATATCCGGACGATGAGGCGGCGGCAAAAGAAGCGGAATTTTTGGAGACGAGATAG